A window of Sebastes umbrosus isolate fSebUmb1 chromosome 3, fSebUmb1.pri, whole genome shotgun sequence contains these coding sequences:
- the si:ch211-69b7.6 gene encoding neuroblast differentiation-associated protein AHNAK isoform X1, producing MDAEPSHRRGRSLSEALTLERSAEGGLVVSSIDDSSSANQGLKEGDELLGATINFDHLSKAEVLEVLKLMEPFDDKIQVLTRNNMSKSLGNLHQSAKNPETMLKDSYNKLYNARIKKFMKGDLLSADEDSVNTEVTAKQILQSSSNVNQKHDMGLPRLGVDFGLLKSKTLSTDIGADSQYGAAGELAYDNNLNLPPLGLGLNGTTLSGAQVPRLKVDARNPQFDTPDFHLSGTLPEGPNTTAGIQLPNNDTVDLTMPNLQRPQIGLESNPTFRAPEMGMDLNGSDVSTRDMEINLNGGDITGPSFDTGVPKVGIEGTNKMPKFKMPDLGLSGPSLSGPEGEVNTPDVGTPDVPSGKLGLMYSKRLKNPDLNVDNPSGYVESPKLSLTGRSPDLDLDIPGVDVPQLDLHGQDIDMPSGKVKVPLKKQKIDPKSTDLDVDAPFGKLTKPKFGFTGKSEVDVKTPKIKGGINAPNVNLPKAGLKGSDLAISTPSVGTKVPSGKYKAPKFKMPKFDLPDIRVPNFNGDLEGPDVRLAAPDLKAGLVDLNVPSTDLDFGSSSGKLKMPGFGLSRPKVKGPQYELKTPGMDVSAPKFKGGGINLPGGDIKGPKLDLNSPDMDVNMPSGKLGIDADAPSGNLKLPKLKLFGALPKSKDMDINAGMKTPELAQKSPKINGIDVPDVSVPKVDLQAPNFDLNSPDVNIGSPKGKFAMPKLNVPSLDLSGPKGGLDVDASLNRPRLPSGGFDIDAPSFDLKGPKHLPNMDLKAPKIKGGIGAPDWDLPNMDLKAPKIKGGIGAPDWDLPNMDLKAPKIDMNTPNVNISSPKAKLKMPKLKMPKFPSLKGPEFDGNLDGPDVDVNVPKVNLKGPKADMGLPDFDISGPSGKLKKPNFNLPNFGLSGPKLDGPNLDLKTPDLGLSGPNLSGGLNAPDINMPKIDLKSPKLDLNTPKLNFGGPSGKLKMPELHAPDWDVNAPSGKLKMPKFDLSGKLPKGPNMDINTDLNSPDLSLNAPEIKGGIDAPDWDLPNMNLKSPKLDVNTPNVNIGSPKAKFKMPKFKTPKFHFSSLKGPEIGGNLDGPDVDVNVPKVNLKGPKADMGMPDFDISGPSGKFKKPNFNLPNFGLSGPKLDGPNLDLKTPDLGLSGPNLSGGLDAPDINMPKVDLKSPKLDLNTPKLNFGGPSGKLKMPELHAPDWDVNAPSGKLKMPKFDLSGKLPKGPNMDINTDLNSPDLSLNAPKIKGGIDAPDLNSPKMNLKSPKLDVNTPDVNIGSPKAKFKMPKLKMPKFHFPSLKGPEIDGNLDGPDVDVNVPKVNLKGPKADMGLPDFDISGPSGKFKKPNFNLPNFGLSGPKLDGPNLDLKTPDLGLSGPNLSGGLDAPDINMPKVDLKSPKLDLNTPKLNFGGPSGKLKMPELHAPDWDVNAPSGKLKMPKFDLSGKLPKGPNMDINTDLNSPNLSLNAPKIKGGIDTPDLDLPNINLKSPKLDVNTPDVNISSPKAKFKMPKLKMPKFHFPSLKGPEIDGNLDGPDVDVNVPKVNLKGPKADVGMPDFDISGPSGKFKKPNFNLPNFGLSGPKLDGPNLDLKTPDLGLSGPNLSGGLNAPDINMPKVDLKSPKLDLNTPKLNLGGPSGKLKMPELHAPNWDANAPSGKLKMPKFDLSGKLPKGPNMDINTDLNSPDLSLNAPKIKGGIDAPDLDLPNMGLKAPKLDMNTPDVNIGSKLNMPKLKMPKFDLSGKLPKIKGGIDTPDLDLPNMGLKAPKLDMNTPDMNIGSKLNMPKLKMPKVNLPNLKGPEIDGNFDGPDINAPNINLKGPTTDFDIPDVDFGSRFKKPHLKMPDVGFSSPELEGPNFDFKSPDFNAKLPKGPNLNLNSDLKTPDFNLKAPKLKGGINAPKLGLPNMDLHAPKLNMDTPNVNMPSLKTPDLSLSGPKAKMPDLNLAGPSLKGPGLSMPDLHLPDTSFKGPKLDLNAKRPDLGINGNIGRPDMNFNAPNVKGGIRGPDVDMNVPSGNIQGPQTDFDMANRKFKLPSFKLPQFGGPDLSRTGSDIDFGASLRPTNLDISPPNAKLNMKPPQLLKGDFTGPNVSAPNMPKVSMRNPALHLKSPDLDIDDPSLNFNGPSYKNRRSDIPGVNMRMPDLDVDGNVRLHHTDRQPPRYKDRSSYPTMDAGFGHHIDYKRSDLNIDDFTGRDHVLRARGSKLDFQAPPNYGQVISPSGVKMRDPRHTRRVPSGEVDIYSMHRRSLQQVPNARLPHFSQDQGIRVPDSSDGYYVTVFPDQAQSQRTPNLKYNSLGGPDFHPGNIDLEVPRGNDLKGESTFFYSNLI from the exons ATGGACGCTGAG CCATCACACCGCCGGGGAAGGAGTCTCTCTGAGGCGCTGACCTTGGAGCGATCAGCGGAGGGCGGCCTCGTCGTTTCCAGCATTGACGACAGTTCTTCAGCCAATCAGGGACTGAAGGAAG GGGATGAACTTTTGGGGGCAACAATAAATTTTGATCACCTGTCAAAAGCCGAGGTGTTAGAAGTACTGAAGCTGATGGAGCCGTTTGATGACAAGATCCAGGTCCTCACCAGGAACAACATGAGCAAGAGCCTCGGAAACTTGCACCAGAGTGCTAAGAATCCTGAGACG ATGCTGAAGGATTCCTACAACAAACTCTACAATGCCAGAATCAAGAAGTTTATGAAAGGTGACTTGCTCAGTGCAGACGAGGACTCTGTGAACACGGAGGTTACTGCCAAGCAAATTCTACAAAGCTCATCCAACGTCAACCAAAAGCACGACATGGGGTTGCCTCGCCTCGGAGTTGACTTTGGACTTTTGAAAAGCAAAACTCTGTCCACAGACATTGGTGCTGATTCACAATATGGTGCTGCTGGAGAATTAGCATATGACAACAATCTGAACCTTCCACCGTTGGGTCTCGGGCTGAATGGGACTACTCTAAGTGGAGCTCAGGTACCAAGACTGAAAGTTGATGCTAGAAATCCACAGTTTGACACTCCAGACTTCCATCTGTCCGGAACATTACCAGAGGGTCCAAACACTACGGCTGGTATACAACTGCCAAACAATGACACAGTTGACTTGACAATGCCAAATCTTCAAAGACCTCAAATTGGACTGGAAAGCAACCCAACCTTTAGAGCTCCAGAAATGGGTATGGACTTAAACGGTTCAGATGTTAGCACCCGTGACATGGAAATAAACCTTAATGGGGGAGATATCACTGGTCCATCCTTTGACACCGGTGTTCCCAAAGTGGGAATTGAAGGAACAAACAAAATGCCAAAATTCAAAATGCCAGACCTGGGCCTCTCTGGACCTTCTTTGAGTGGTCCAGAAGGCGAGGTCAACACACCTGATGTAGGAACCCCAGATGTTCCCTCAGGTAAACTCGGTCTCATGTATTCCAAGAGGCTGAAAAACCCAGATCTAAATGTGGACAACCCTTCTGGTTATGTAGAGTCACCCAAGCTCAGCTTGACTGGGAGATCTCCTGACTTAGATCTAGACATTCCAGGTGTTGATGTACCACAACTTGATTTACATGGGCAGGACATTGACATGCCTTCAGGGAAAGTCAAAGTGCCACTTAAGAAACAAAAGATTGATCCTAAATCTACGGATTTAGATGTGGATGCCCCATTTGGTAAATTGACTAAGCCCAAATTTGGGTTCACAGGCAAAAGTGAAGTTGATGTTAAAACACCAAAGATAAAAGGTGGGATTAATGCACCTAATGTAAATCTACCAAAAGCTGGTCTAAAAGGATCAGATTTAGCCATTAGCACTCCATCGGTTGGCACTAAAGTTCCATCTGGAAAATACAAAGCTCCTAAGTTTAAAATGCCCAAATTTGATTTACCAGACATTCGAGTTCCAAATTTTAATGGAGATTTAGAGGGACCAGATGTGCGGTTGGCAGCACCAGATCTCAAAGCTGGATTGGTTGACCTAAATGTACCCTCAACTGACTTGGATTTTGGAAGCTCATCTGGAAAACTCAAAATGCCAGGCTTTGGCCTATCTAGGCCTAAAGTTAAAGGCCCTCAATACGAGTTAAAAACTCCAGGCATGGATGTGTCCGCTCCCAAGTTTAAAGGGGGGGGCATCAATTTGCCTGGTGGTGATATCAAAGGCCCAAAGCTAGACCTTAATAGCCCTGATATGGATGTTAATATGCCTTCTGGTAAATTAGGCATTGACGCAGATGCTCCTTCTGGCAACCTTAAACTGCCAAAATTGAAGCTCTTTGGCGCATTACCAAAGAGTAAAGATATGGATATCAATGCAGGGatgaaaacacctgaactagCTCAGAAATCCCCAAAGATAAATGGCATAGATGTTCCTGATGTGAGTGTACCAAAAGTGGATCTTCAAGCTCCAAATTTTGATCTCAACTCCCCAGATGTAAACATTGGTTCACCCAAAGGAAAATTTGCAATGCCAAAGCTGAATGTACCCAGCTTAGACTTGTCAGGTCCAAAAGGAGGACTCGATGTGGATGCATCTCTAAACAGACCACGCCTACCATCAGGTGGTTTTGATATTGATGCACCTTCATTTGATCTGAAAGGCCCAAAACATTTACCAAACATGGATCTTAAAGCTCCAAAGATAAAGGGTGGAATTGGTGCCCCTGACTGGGACTTACCAAACATGGATCTTAAAGCTCCAAAGATAAAGGGTGGAATTGGTGCCCCTGACTGGGACTTACCAAACATGGACCTTAAAGCTCCAAAAATTGATATGAACACTCCAAATGTCAACATTAGTTCACCCAAAGCAAAATTAAAGATGCCCAAATTAAAGATGCCTAAATTTCCAAGCCTAAAAGGACCTGAGTTTGATGGAAACTTGGATGGCCCAGATGTTGATGTAAATGTACCCAAGGTCAACCTCAAAGGTCCTAAAGCTGATATGGGATTGCCAGATTTTGATATTTCTGGTCCAtctggaaaattaaaaaagccAAATTTTAACCTGCCTAATTTTGGGCTTTCTGGTCCAAAGTTAGATGGTCCTAACCTGGACCTCAAAACACCTGATCTAGGTCTATCTGGTCCTAATCTCAGTGGTGGCTTAAATGCACCTGACATAAACATGCCGaaaattgatcttaaaagcccCAAACTGGACCTTAATACCCCAAAACTCAACTTTGGTGGGCCATCAGGTAAACTGAAAATGCCAGAGCTTCATGCTCCAGACTGGGATGTTAATGCTCCCTCGGGCAAATTGAAAATGCCTAAATTTGATCTTTCAGGTAAATTACCGAAGGGACCAAATATGGACATAAACACTGATCTGAATTCACCAGATCTGAGCCTGAATGCCCCAGAGATAAAGGGTGGAATTGATGCCCCTGACTGGGACTTaccaaacatgaacctgaaatcTCCCAAGTTAGATGTGAACACTCCAAATGTCAACATTGGTTCACCCAAAGCAAAATTTAAAATGCCCAAATTTAAAACGCCTAAATTTCACTTCTCAAGTCTAAAAGGACCTGAGATTGGCGGAAACTTGGATGGCCCAGATGTAGATGTAAATGTACCCAAGGTCAACCTCAAAGGTCCTAAAGCTGATATGGGAATGCCAGATTTTGATATTTCTGGTCCATCTGGAAAATTCAAAAAGCCAAATTTTAACCTGCCTAATTTTGGGCTTTCTGGTCCAAAGTTAGATGGCCCTAACCTGGACCTCAAAACACCTGATTTAGGTCTATCTGGTCCTAATCTCAGTGGTGGCTTAGATGCACCAGACATAAACATGCCCAAGGTTGACCTCAAAAGCCCAAAGCTGGACCTCAATACCCCAAAGTTGAACTTTGGTGGGCCATCAGGTAAACTGAAAATGCCAGAGCTTCATGCTCCAGACTGGGATGTTAATGCTCCCTCGGGCAAATTGAAAATGCCTAAATTTGATCTTTCAGGTAAATTACCGAAGGGACCAAATATGGACATAAACACTGATCTGAATTCACCAGATCTGAGCCTGAATGCCCCAAAGATAAAGGGTGGAATTGATGCCCCTGACTTGAACTCACCAAAAATGAACCTGAAATCTCCCAAGTTAGATGTGAACACTCCAGATGTCAACATTGGTTCACCCAAAGCAAAATTTAAAATGCCCAAATTGAAAATGCCTAAATTCCACTTCCCAAGTCTAAAAGGACCTGAGATTGATGGAAACTTGGATGGCCCAGATGTAGATGTTAATGTACCCAAGGTCAACCTCAAAGGTCCTAAAGCTGATATGGGATTGCCAGATTTTGATATTTCTGGTCCATCTGGAAAATTCAAAAAGCCAAATTTTAACCTGCCTAATTTTGGGCTTTCTGGTCCAAAGTTAGATGGTCCTAACCTGGACCTCAAAACACCTGATTTAGGTCTATCTGGTCCTAATCTCAGTGGTGGCTTAGATGCACCAGACATAAACATGCCCAAGGTTGACCTCAAAAGCCCAAAGCTGGACCTCAATACCCCAAAGTTGAACTTTGGTGGGCCATCAGGAAAACTGAAAATGCCAGAGCTTCATGCTCCAGACTGGGATGTTAATGCTCCCTCGGGCAAATTGAAAATGCCTAAATTTGATCTTTCAGGTAAATTACCGAAGGGACCAAATATGGACATAAACACTGATCTGAATTCACCAAATCTGAGCCTGAATGCCCCAAAGATAAAGGGTGGAATTGATACCCCTGACTTAGACTTACCAAACATAAACCTGAAATCTCCCAAGTTAGATGTGAACACTCCAGATGTCAACATTAGTTCACCCAAAGCAAAATTTAAAATGCCCAAATTGAAAATGCCTAAATTCCACTTCCCAAGTCTAAAAGGACCTGAGATTGATGGAAACTTGGATGGCCCAGATGTTGATGTAAATGTACCCAAGGTCAACCTCAAAGGTCCTAAAGCTGATGTGGGAATGCCAGATTTTGATATTTCTGGTCCATCTGGAAAATTCAAAAAGCCAAATTTTAACCTGCCTAATTTTGGGCTTTCTGGTCCAAAGTTAGATGGCCCTAACCTGGACCTCAAAACACCTGATCTAGGTCTATCCGGTCCTAATCTCAGTGGTGGCTTAAATGCACCTGACATAAACATGCCCAAGGTTGACCTCAAAAGCCCCAAACTGGACCTTAATACCCCAAAGTTGAACTTAGGTGGGCCATCAGGTAAACTGAAAATGCCAGAGCTTCATGCTCCAAACTGGGATGCTAATGCTCCCTCGGGCAAATTGAAAATGCCTAAATTTGATCTTTCAGGTAAATTGCCAAAGGGACCAAATATGGACATAAACACTGATCTGAATTCACCAGATCTGAGCCTGAATGCCCCAAAGATAAAGGGTGGAATTGATGCCCCTGACTTGGACTTGCCTAATATGGGCCTTAAAGCTCCCAAATTAGACATGAACACTCCGGATGTGAACATTGGATCAAAGCTGAATATGCCGAAATTGAAAATGCCGAAATTTGATCTTTCAGGTAAATTGCCAAAGATAAAGGGTGGAATTGATACCCCTGACTTGGACTTGCCTAATATGGGCCTCAAAGCCCCCAAATTAGACATGAACACTCCAGATATGAACATTGGATCAAAGCTGAATATGCCAAAATTGAAAATGCCTAAAGTTAATCTACCAAACCTAAAAGGACCTGAGATTGATGGAAACTTTGATGGCCCAGACATCAATGCACCCAACATCAACCTCAAAGGGCCCACAACTGACTTTGATATACCAGATGTTGATTTTGGCAGCCGATTTAAAAAGCCACATTTGAAAATGCCTGATGTGGGGTTTTCTAGTCCAGAGTTAGAAGGCCCAAACTTTGACTTCAAGTCACCAGATTTTAATGCCAAATTACCAAAAGGACCCAATTTGAATTTAAATTCGGACCTAAAAACTCCAGATTTTAATCTCAAAGCTCCAAAATTGAAAGGTGGAATCAATGCCCCCAAATTGGGATTACCAAACATGGACCTTCACGCtcccaaattaaatatggaCACCCCAAATGTCAACATGCCAAGTTTAAAGACACCAGACCTCAGTCTCTCTGGACCTAAGGCAAAAATGCCAGACCTGAATCTTGCAGGACCTTCACTGAAAGGCCCTGGTCTAAGTATGCCAGACTTACACTTGCCTGATACCAGTTTCAAAGGTCCCAAGCTAGACCTCAATGCAAAACGTCCTGATCTTGGAATAAATGGTAACATAGGACGACCTGATATGAACTTCAATGCCCCTAATGTCAAAGGAGGAATAAGAGGTCCAGATGTTGACATGAATGTTCCCTCAGGGAACATCCAGGGTCCTCAGACTGATTTTGATATGGCAAACAGAAAATTCAAACTCCCTTCTTTCAAGCTGCCTCAGTTTGGAGGTCCAGATCTTAGCAGGACAGGGTCCGATATTGACTTTGGTGCATCTCTGAGACCAACAAATCTGGATATTTCTCCTCCAAATGCAAAACTGAATATGAAACCACCACAGTTACTGAAGGGGGATTTCACAGGTCCGAATGTTAGTGCTCCAAACATGCCGAAAGTGTCAATGCGGAATCCAGCGCTGCATCTCAAATCTCCAGATCTTGACATTGATGATCCTTCACTAAATTTCAATGGACCTTCTTATAAGAATCGCAGGTCAGATATCCCAGGGGTAAACATGAGAATGCCTGACCTGGATGTGGATGGAAATGTCCGACTTCATCACACTGACAGGCAGCCACCCAGGTACAAAGACAGGTCCAGCTACCCTACGATGGATGCTGGTTTTGGCCACCACATTGATTACAAGCGTTCAGATCTCAACATTGATGATTTCACAGGAAGGGATCACGTGCTTAGAGCCAGAGGTTCAAAACTGGACTTCCAGGCGCCACCTAACTACGGACAGGTGATCTCCCCATCAGGTGTTAAAATGAGGGACCCCAGACACACCAGAAGAGTTCCTTCTGGTGAGGTTGACATCTATTCAATGCACCGCAGATCATTGCAGCAAGTACCTAACGCACGTTTGCCACATTTCTCTCAAGACCAAGGAATAAGAGTCCCTGACAGTTCAGATGGATACTACGTCACTGTTTTCCCCGACCAAGCACAAAGTCAACGAACGCCAAACCTCAAATATAACTCACTTGGGGGGCctgactttcatccaggaaacATTGACCTTGAGGTTCCACGAGGAAATGACCTAAAAGGGGAATCCACTTTCTTTTACTCCAACCTCATATAG